One genomic window of uncultured delta proteobacterium includes the following:
- a CDS encoding 3-hydroxypropionyl-coenzyme A dehydratase → MQFETVLFTQADGMAEIRLNRPQRLNAVTQQLYDELNEALTQAEANPDVSVILLTGEGRAFCVGADLKEHKAGRTAFDRRQYLAGEQAVCKRLLNLKKPVIAAVNGYALGAGAEMAIASDFIIMAESAQIGLPEVSIGNFLGGGITWLLPRMVGMAKARELVFLGERINGEEAVRIGLANRVFPDATFLDEARAFAKKVAEKAPFSMELAKKQLNFAAESTLDAALCAELEGMVFVGFTKDWQEGVDAFAEKRKPVFTGK, encoded by the coding sequence ATGCAGTTTGAAACAGTCCTTTTCACGCAGGCCGACGGGATGGCCGAGATCAGACTCAACCGCCCGCAAAGGCTTAATGCCGTCACGCAGCAATTGTACGATGAACTGAACGAGGCCCTGACCCAGGCGGAAGCCAACCCGGACGTGAGCGTCATTCTGCTCACCGGGGAAGGCAGGGCCTTTTGCGTCGGCGCCGACCTGAAGGAACACAAAGCCGGGCGCACGGCCTTTGACCGCCGCCAATATCTTGCCGGCGAGCAGGCGGTGTGCAAACGGTTATTGAATTTGAAAAAACCCGTTATTGCCGCCGTCAACGGGTATGCCCTGGGGGCCGGCGCCGAAATGGCGATAGCCTCGGATTTCATCATCATGGCGGAGAGCGCCCAGATCGGCTTGCCGGAAGTCAGCATCGGCAACTTTCTCGGCGGCGGGATAACCTGGCTGCTGCCCCGCATGGTCGGCATGGCGAAAGCCCGCGAACTCGTGTTCCTCGGGGAAAGAATTAACGGCGAGGAAGCCGTCCGGATAGGCCTGGCCAACCGGGTGTTCCCGGACGCCACCTTCCTTGACGAAGCCCGCGCCTTTGCCAAAAAGGTCGCGGAAAAAGCGCCTTTTTCCATGGAACTCGCCAAAAAACAGCTCAACTTCGCGGCGGAAAGCACCCTGGACGCGGCGCTTTGCGCCGAGCTGGAAGGCATGGTGTTCGTCGGTTTCACCAAAGATTGGCAG